Within Dethiosulfovibrio salsuginis, the genomic segment CGATTACCTCTCCCTTGAAGGAGAACAGCAGGACCAGGGTCGCCAGCAGGGCCACTATGGTGATCGGTGTCAGGACGTGGAGGAACTTTTCCTCAAACCACCTCTTGCCTTTGGTCGCCAATATCCATTTTCTGGAGAAATATCCCGCCAGAAGGGGCAGGGCGACGTAGATCCCTATGGAGAGGAGCAGTGCCTGCCAGGGAACCGGAAGCCTCCCCACTCCTAGGAGGAAGCCCCCCAGAACTCCGTATAGCACCAGCATGGTCAGGGAGTTTATGGCCACCATGACCAGGGTCAGGCCGTCGTTGCCTTTGGAGAGAAATCCCCATACCAGCACCATGGCTGTGCATGGGGCTATCCCCAGCAGAATGGTCCCCGCCAGATAACTCCTCCAAAGGGGAATCTGGAGCATCTTTATCCCCTCCGACATGACCACCGTCCCCGCCCCGTGGGATGAGCCTACGGCCAGGTCGAGTCCGAAGGGCATCTTCACCAGGTCCATAGCGTCGGGGCCGATAAAGGCCTTAAAGGCAAAGCCCAGAAAAAACAGGGCTATTCCGTACATAGTGAAGGGCTTTATGGCCCAGTTTATGAACAGGGTCAGCCCCACTGGTTTGGCGCTCTTTCCGGCCTTTATGACCTCGTTAAAGTCTATCTTTACCATGATGGGGTACATCATGGCGAACAGGCATATAGCTATAGGGATGGACACCACCGGTGCGCCGTTTACGGTGATAGCCATTCCGTCCAACGTCGACGCCAGGTTCGGGGCGACCTTTCCCAGGGCTATCCCTCCCAGGATGCACAGTCCCACCCATAGGCTCAGGTATCTCTCGAAAATCGATATTCCTTTTGCCATTTTCTCTCTCCTCTCTCCAGCGGATGGGGCCTAAACTAGCAACAATCTCCTTTACAGCAACAGCCCGACTTCATGGATTTTATAGACGGCAGGTAGGCGTCTATTATGGCCTGAACTTCCTCCTTGCAGTCGCACCGGTCGCCCTGACCGGAGGCCGCCGCTATGACCTCCTCCACCGTCTCCGCTCCAGAGGCCAGGGCTTTAACCACGTCTCTTTTCGTCATGTTGCAGCTTGCGCATACCACCGTATCCTGAGGTGCTTTTTTCCAGTCTTCCATTCTACTTATCCCCCTTAGATGTTATTCACTATTTCCGGTAGCCCTTCAACGAAGGCCTTTATCTCGTCTCTGACCTTTCGGTAGAAGCCTAACGCCTCTTCCTCGTCCTCGGTCTCCTTCGCCATGGCGGGGGGATCCTCAAAACCCGAGTGGATCGTCTTCGTGTCCCCTGGAAACACCGGGCAGGTTCCTTTTGCCCTGTCGCATACCGTTACCACCAGGTCTATCGGGGAGTCAAAAAACTCGGTGACGCTTTTCGATCTGTGTCCCGATATATCCACCCCAGCCTCGGCCATCACCGCGATTGCCCTAGGGTCCAGACCGTGGGGAGCGGATCCCGCAGATAGGGCCTCGAATCGGTTTCCCCATATGTGGTTGGTCCAGCCCTCGGCCATCTGGCTCCTACAGGAGTTGCCGGTGCAGAGGAAAAGTATAGTCGGTCTCTCTCTCATCTCTCAAACTCTCCCTTCTATGGTAGGTCTTCAGTCGAGCACTCTCCGTCTGTGCATGTACTGAACTCCATCTGAAGCGTCACATGGGCTATGGAGAAGCGGTCTTTTATATCGGCAATTAGACGAGCCAGGACGATATCGGTTCGTGATTTTGCCGATTCGGATAGCGTTACATGGGCCTCAAGAAAAAGGTCAGTCCCGTCGGTGGTCCATATATGAATGTGATGGGCATTCACGACGTCGCTGTTTTCCTGTATTGTAGCTATGATCTTGTCGACCTCTACCCCGCTTGGCGTCCCCTGCATGAGAATGTTTACAGATGTCTTTAACAGAGGCCATGATTCATAAAGGACATACGCTGACACCATTAATGTTAGAAAAGGGTCAATCCAGTACCATTCATGGAACATGAGGAGAATTGCCGCTACTACGACGCCGACGGAGGAGAGGGTGTCCATAACGATATGAAGGTACGCTGAACGTATGTTGAGGCTGTTTTTGGAGTCTCTATGGAGTAGCCAGGCGGTGGCTAGATTGCCTAGGAGTCCTATAACCGCAACGGCAAGCATGACCTTACCGACCACAGGCTCTGGGTGGAGGAACTTTCGTACCGCTTCGACCAGCAGAAAAAGCCCTATCCCGACCAGAGCTACAGTATTTACAAGCGAAGCAAGGACCTCTGCACGCTTAAATCCAAACGAATGTGATTTTGTCCGCTTTTTCCGAGATATTCTCCTCGCCAGCCAGCTTATCCCCAAAGACGATGTGTCAGAAAGATTGTGGACGGCGTCGGAGAGCAGTGCAAGGCTGTTCGATAAAACGCCCCCTATTATCTCCGCCAGGGTTATAACAAGGTTTAACGTAAGAGACAGCAGCAGTCTACCATCTGTAGTCTTGGGAGATACTTGCGAATGGTCATGATGTTCCGATCCCATTATAATACCCCCTTTTCTTAATAACGCTGATCGTCGGAGAGATCGTTCCGTCTGCGCCCTGTCGCCCCATTCGTACTACACGACAACAGGTCGATTATACGGGCTCTGTCGGAACGATCTCTCCAGGGGAATTCAATTCTAACGTGAGTTTTTAGAGATGCCTTTAAGAGGCTTTATATGCAAAGTTTTTTTCTGGTCAATGGTACGATCAACACGCAACATTTCGCTTCCTGAGCGATTCGATAAGCATTTTTACCTACTCGGTATTTTTCCGAAGCCCCTTGACCTTGAGCTCCTAAAACGACGAGGCTAGTATGCTCCTCTTCGATCAGATCCAGGATCGACTCTGTGGGTATTCCCTTTTTCATGGAGATATTTACCGACTCGATGCCCGCCCTTAGGGCCTCTTCTTTCATTTTTTCGAGTCTCTTTTTCTCGATCTCTATAAGGGGTTCTATCTGCTCTGCGTTTGCGACTTTTAAGAGTAGTTCAAGATTTTTATCGTCGTGAATATGGACAAGGGTCAATTTTTTGAATGAATTTGGCTCCCCTGATAGTAGCTCCAGAAGCTTTTCGTACGCATTGATCGCATGGTTAGAAAAATCCATTGCGTTCATCAAGCTTAAACTCTGTTCTTTTGAACAGTTTTTGCCTGAATTACAGGTCATTATGGGAATCGGAGAATATTCAAGGATTCTCAAGGCAGTTGATCCGATCCAAGAAGAAGCCCATGTAGGGCCGTGTCCAGGACCGATAGCTATAACAGAGGCCTCCCATCGATTTGCCTGGCATATTATCTCGTCAAAAGGCAGTCCTGTGGATATTTGAGTTTCTATTTTATCCCCAGGAAGACCCAGCTTAAGCCCGTACTCCTCCAGCTTTGCAGCTATGACATCCTTATCGAAACTGGGATTGATTCTGTCGTCTATAACGTTCAGCAGTAGGACTTTTTCGATCGATTTTAATTTTAAATTGGAGATGCAACTTATCAGATCATCGGGGTTCTGCTTTAGATCTATGGCGATCAAAACTCTCTTAAACATTTTGTCCCCTCCTCTATCTTAGACGAAGTTACCAAAAATGATACCCATGATAGTGGACATCACAACCACCAAGCTGACGTAGACGACGGTCTTTTTTGTCCCTATGACGCTCCTTATTACCAGCATGTTGGGCAGAGATAGGGCCGGTCCCGCCAGGAGAAGGGCTAGTGCGGGGCCCTGTCCCATTCCAGATCCTAGAAGTCCCTGAAGTATTGGAACCTCCGTAAGGGTGGCGAAGTACATAAATGCTCCCGATATGGCGGCGAAGAAGTTTGCCCCGATGGAGTTGCCGCCTACCAAGGACGCGACCCACTGGTTCGGTATAAGGGCCTCGTGGCCTGGCCGTCCAAGGAGAAATCCCGCCACCAGCACTCCACCAAACAGCAGGGGCAAGACCTGAAGGGCATAGCCGAAGGTGGAGTCCATCCATTCCTGTCTCTCGTCCTTTTGGAACCAGATCAACGTAGATCCCAGCGTCGAGATAAACGCTGCGGCGGCGATGTACCATTTAACCGAGTATATGCTTTCCCATACCCCCCCTGGGACCTTAGGAGCGGCCCAGTTGGCGAAGACCAAAAAGACCACCATGCTGGCCATATGCCATACGGTCTTCCACAGAGGTCTCTCTGAACCGTCGTCGGGAAGCTGAGCGAACCCCTTCTGGCGCTCCTCCTCCTCGCCACGGAAGATAAAGGCCATACATATTCCGATTAGCACCGAGAACACGACGGCCCCCAAGGCTCTCGCCAGGCCCAGCTTGAAGCCCAGGACCCTGGCGGTGAGTATAATGGACAGCACGTTTATGGCGGGGCCGGAGTAGAGAAACGCCGTGGCGGGCCCAAGTCCTGCCCCTCTTTTGTAGATACCAGCGAAGAGGGGAAGCACGGTGCAGGAGCACACGGCCAAGATGGTCCCTGACACCGCCGCCACCGAGTAGGCGACCCATTTTTTAGCCTGAGCTCCGAGGTATTTCATGACAGCCTGTTGGCTGACGAACACGCTTATGGCTCCCGCTATGAAAAACGCCGGCACTAGACAAAGTAGGACGTGCTCCTGGGCGTACTCGTGGAGCATCGCCAGAGCCTCGACCGCACCGGAACGCACACCTGCGGAGTCCGCCGGAAGCCAGTAGGCCAGGGCAAACACCCCTAAAATCCATAGAAATTTGCTTTTATCGCTCACTTAAAGTCCCTTCTTTCCGTCTAAATAAGCTATGAACGTGACAAAAAAGCCACGTTCTTTATCCACAAAAAGGCCCCCGGGGGGGCCTGTCTCTATAATGCCTCCGAGATCAGCTTTTTGACGGCCAAAGGAGTGGGAATTTTCCCCACGGAGACGACCTTGTCGTTGACCACGAGCCCTGGTGTTCCGGCGACGCCGAACTCCATTATCTCCGAGATGTCGGTAACCTTCTCCAGAGAGTACTCCAGACCCAGCTCTTTTGCCGCATCCTCCGCTAGCTCTGTGAGCTTTTTGCACTTTGGACATCCTGTTCCCAGTATCTGAATCTTAACGGTCATTATAGTTACCTCCCATTAAAAAATAGGTCCACATAGACCTGAATCGATGCACTCTATCATGTCCAACACGCAACATAGACTCACGGAGTAGAATATCCACTGGCCTTCCTTCCTGTCCCTCAGCACGCCGGCGTCCCTCAAGATCGCCAGATGTTTGCTTACGGTTGTCCTGTCCGAGTCGAACCACCGAGCTATCTTGCAGGCGCATTCCTCACTGTGCCCCAATCGTCGGACGACCTCAAGCCTCAGAGGGTGGCTCAACGCCTTGAATATAGCCACGGTTCCGTCTTTATCCACCATAGGACGCCTCCCCCCTATGTGGCGATTTTACCACGTGGTCTTTTTTGACGCAAGCTGAAAAATCAAGAGTAGAGAATCAGGCTAGAGGCTAGCAGCACCCGCAGGAGCAGCCACAACCTGGTGAGGTTTCATCGTCATCAGCTTCATCTTCGATTCCATCGATAAACCGACAGATTGCGTCCTTTGTTTTGTCGATCTGGTCTCTTTTAAGGTCGAAGTTAGGTTTTTTTTCTATATCCAGGTCGGTGACTACCAGGTAGTTTTTTATCGGTATGCCCTCTTTTTTGAATATTGCCTTTGCGCATCCCACCGGACATCCGTCCACAACCACCGTCTCGAGATCCTTTGCTGACTGTACGAAACCAGAGAGCCCTCCTCCGATCGCTGCAAGGCATGAGAGCTTGCCCTTCCCCTCCTGGGTGAGCTCTATGGCGGCCTGGTTGGCGATCTGACCCACGTTGGAGCCTCCCGAACACGACAGTATCATGACTTTATTTCCCCCTGTGCAACAGCTTTCCGACATGATTTTATTCCTCCTCTTTATTTTTAACGGTGTTTATGTGGCGATATTACCACCTATTTTGTTGCCCTGCAAGTGATTTTTTGTGCTAACTCGATCATAAGACCAGGTTGCAAAATACTCTCGATCTGGGATAATATTTTTGTCTTTTTACGACGACGCAAAAGATCTGGTTAGGATTTTTTTAGGGGGAGGGGTTTTTTCGTGAGCAGAGTAGAGCAGGTCATAAAGGAGAGGTGCGAGGTCTATCCCGACTCGCCCTGTCTTTTTTTCGAGGGTGTTACCTGGACCAGGAGGGAGCTGGACCAGGCAGCGGATCGGTGCGAGGCGTCCCTTGTTTCGGCCGGATTTACCGTAGGACAGAGGTTGGTCACCATGATGCCAAACTGCCCGGCGGTCCTGGCCCTGTCCATCGCGGTGTGGAGGCTTGGGGGGACCGTCGTCCCACTGAACGCTAAAGCAGGTCGAGAACTGTTGGGGGCGGCGCTGGGGCTTCTCGATCCCTTCGCCGTTATGGTGATGACCGGCATGGAGGAGTTGGCATCCGCCATAGAGTCTCAGGGGGTTCCTGCGTCGGTGGTGTCCCCGTTTGGCGAGATTACCCCCTTTTCCGGCAGGACTGGGCTGCCCGAGAGCGAGGATCTTGCGGTTATATTCGCCACGTCCGGGACGACTGGGATGCCAAAGGCCGTCCCTATCACCCACCGAAACCTGTTGAACAACATCTGCACCGTAAAGGACCACGTTACCACCCTCAGGGAGGACGGCGAGGACATAGCCCTGAATGTGCTCCCCAACTTCCACACCTTTGGGTTCTGCCTTTCCGGGACTTTGCCTCTGGTCCTTGGCTACCCCCAGGTGATACTTCCAAGTTTTCTGCCTCCGGCCAGGACCGTGGAGGCGATCTACTCCCATAAGGTGTCGGTGATAATCGCCGTGCCGACCATAGTCGCATTGATCTGCGAGGTAGTGGCTAGGTCCAACATGGCCCCACCTGATAGCCTTAACATGGTGGTCTGTGGTGGTGCTCCTTTGGACCTCAGGCTTCACCAGAGGGCTGAGAGGTTGCTGGGTGTCCCGATCCACGAGGGATATGGCCTCACCGAGTGTTCTCCCGTGGTGGGAGCCGCCCACGACAGGGCCGGTTTTAGGCCAGGGCAGATAGGTCCAGTCATGGAGGGCTACGAGATCCAGCTGAGGGACAGAGAGGGCAAGCTCCTAGAGGGAAACGAAGGGGTCCTGTGGCTAAGAGGTCCCTCTGTGACGTCGGGATACTTCAGAAGCCCTGAGGCAACGGCACAGCGTTTCGATAAAGACGGATGGTTTAACACCGGCGACGTGATTCGTTTTGACGAGGACGGATACTTAACCGTCCTGGATCGGGACACGGACATAATCATAGTGGGAGGTTTCAACGTATATCCACAGGAGGTCGAAAACGTCCTGGCGTCCTTCCAGGGTGTCAAGGAGGCGGCGGTGGTCGGGACGCCTCACGGTCTGAGTGGAGAGGTCCCCAAGGCCTTTGTCGTCCTCCAGGAAGGGGCCTCGGTGGAGCCCAGAGATTTGATCTCATTCTGTAAGGAGAGGTTGAGCCACTATAAGGTCCCCAGAAAGGTGGAGTTCGTCGAGGAGCTTCCCCGTTCCGCCATAGGAAAGGTTCTAAGGCGAACCCTGAGGGATCTAGAGAGAAGCCGCTTCGCTGGCAAAAAAGCCTAAACAGGGGCCCAGTTGATCCCGATTGGATCGATTGGGCCCCTGTTTTGATCCTATCCGTCCATTGATCTGCTTACGGTATGGACTGATAATAACCTTCAGTATGAGAGGGGGCGTTGTATGTTGAAGATACGTTTTTCCGTCGCTCGTAAGGTGGGGCTCGCTATGGTCCCTATACTGCTTGGGTTGGCCGTCGCTGTAACCATCCCGGCCTGGAGGATGTTCTCCGACGTGTTTGTGGAGCAGGCCGAGGATCAGGCAAGAATGGGCGCGATGGGGCTTCTTGAGACCATAGAGTCCGAATCGATCAGATATTTTAGAAGCAGGGAGCGCCCTTTCCCTGTCCTCTTCTGTTGCCGCCCTGGAAGGTCTCGCTGGAGTTCCTCATGTCGAGCCTGGCCTTGGAAGAGGACCTGGCCATCTCTAGCCTCAGGTCCACCCTCTTTTCCGCCAGTGCCCTAAGGTCCGCTTCCGACGGCGATCCGGTCATGGCCTTGTGCATGTCGTCCCTGAGGGCCTCCATGGACTTCCTGTGGTCATCCCTGGCCTGTCTTATAGCGTTCGACGCAGGGCCTCTGCCGCCCCAGTCCTGTCTGTTGCGGGGGCCATCCATATGTCTTTTCTCAGCCAGAGCCCTCTGGTCCTGGTCCAGTAGCCCGTAGAGCTCTCTGTGGTGCTTCATCCTGCTGACCTCAAGGGATATCATCTTCTCCCTGAGCTGGGATACCGAATTTTCGTCCACAGATCTGCCAGCGGAGAGGTCGTAGCGATAGTCCCTGAGACCCCAGGTCACGTCCTTGAGGGCCTGTCCGTTGGCCTTGTCCCAGTTCTCCTGGGCCTCCGATACCGCCAGCTTCTGCTTCGCCGACAGGCTCAGACCGTCGGCCCACCGGCTCATATCTCCCTGGCCCATTCCACGCTCCATGTTGTGATGCCTACTACCCTGGCCCTGGCCGTTAGAGGGTTTGTGTCCCCATGCCTCTGCTCCCTGTGTGATGCTGCCGAGTGCCAGTACCGCCGCAGTGATCGCTATAGCTACAGATGTCTTTTTCATGTCATATACCTCCCGATTTTTTTTAGGGGGAACCTGATGCTCGCCCCGTCTTCGTCTCTGTGGCCCTATTCTAGCCCGGGGTAGGTCAAGGTGCCTTACAGGGGAGGTAAAGTAATGTAAAGGTATAGGGGGAATGTTCCTCCAGAAAAAGGGGAACCCCCCTGCACAGCAGGGGGGTGATGGGGAAAGACAGTGCGTCCTATCCTATCAGGACGCCCAGGAAGGGCAAAAAAAGGAGACGCCCCACTTGAGGACGTCTCCGAAAAGAACAACGGATACACCGTATCGAGACGCGTCTCGACGGCGCTTCGCCGATCACCCCGAGTCCTCGCAGGGATCATGGATCTTCAAATTCAGGCCGGTATCCTGGCTTCCCTCATCCGCTTTCGAGCCTTCCCGGGTTTCCCCAGTGGTATCTCGAAGCGTCAGGTACACAGTGGCGGGTCCGCGCCGGATTCTAACCGGCTTCCCAGACACCTGAACTCGATCAATCTACGAGTAGCATTATACCCCCCTTTCTTGCTACGTCAACCCCCTCAGATAGCTCAGGTAAAGAAATGTCAGGCCGGATGCGTTTTCCCGTTGGGCAGGCTAAAATGTATTAAGGGGGTGTCTGAATGGACAGAATTCTGGTTGTTGACGACGATAAGGAGCTCGCTGAGCTTCTATGTGAGTACCTCACAGGAGAGGGCTTTAAGGTGGATATCCGTCACGACGGAAAGTCCGGCAGCTCCGAGGCCCTTTCGGAGCGATTTGATCTGGTGGTTCTGGACGTTATGTTGCCTGGACAGAACGGTTTTGACGTCCTCAAAGAGATAAGAAAGACTTCCTCCGTGCCGGTGGTGATGCTTACAGCCAAAGGAGACGAGGTCGATAGGGTCTTAGGTCTCGAGATGGGGGCGGACGATTATCTCCCTAAGCCCTTCAGCCCTAGGGAGCTTCTGGCCCGTATCAGGGCTGTCCTGAGAAGGCAGGGCGGTCAGGGGGACAAAGAGCGGCTTGCGGTGGGAGACCTGGAGATGGTGGTTCCCTCGAGACAGGTGTTTTTGGAGGGAATCTCCATTGAGATGACAGCCATGGAGTTTCGGCTCCTGGAGACCCTTCTTCGTTCCGTGGGAAGGGTGATATCCCGGGACGAGCTTTTTAGCAAAGTCCTGGAGCGGTCCAGCTCTCCTTTCGACAGGAGCCTGGATATGCACATAAGCAACCTGAGAAAGAAGCTAGGGGCACATCGAGACGGCTCGGACAGGATCAGGACCATCAGAGGAGAGGGCTACCTTTATGCCGCCCCTGTTGAGTAGGCTGTTTCCCAAAAAAGGGGCCCTCTTCGGTCGGATATTCGTCGGGTTTATGGTCTCGGTGGCGGTGGCTTCGCTGCTTCACGTTATCCTTACCGCCCTTATGGCCCGATGGGGCCTTCTGGACCTGTCTCTCCACGGAAGGCTGAGGCAATCTTTGCTAAGGGAGGCTCCTGGACTGATAGGTCTTTACGAGGACCGTGGTGGGGATGCTCTGAGGACAGCTCTAGATGAGCTTCGGGAGAAGAGAAAGATCATGGCGGTGGTTCTGGACGATTTAGGAGGTCCTCTGGAGCCAGCAAGGGGGAGAAAACATAACCTGCCCGACAGAAGGGCACCTTCGTGGATGGCCTCTCTCCCCGCTGTTACCGAGGCTATAAGGTCCCATAGCGGTAAAAACTATATAGTCACATTTTTTGCCCTTCCAGGAGCTCTCCCTCCAAGGGATCGATTTTACCTGTCCCTTGGATGCTATCTTCTGGCCTTCCTGGTCGTAGGAGGGGTGGTCAGCTACTTTTTGGCGAGACAGATATCCCGTCCTCTGGAGGCCCTCAGCAGAGCTTCTATCTCTCTAGCCTCCGGTGATCTGTCGGTGAGATCCCGTAATATAGCCGTTTTCTCCGACGACGAAATCGGCCAACTGGCCAGTAACTTCGATTCCATGGCGGACCACGTGGACAGGACCATCACCGGCCAGAACCGGCTTCTAGGGGATATCTCCCACGAGCTTCGCTCTCCTCTGACCAGGCTAAATCTGTCGGTGGAGCTGTTGAGGGGAAAGGTATCTCCCGAGTTAGGCCCTTTGCTCGAGAGGATAGAGAGGGAGTCGGAGAGGATGAACGGCATGATAGGCGATCTTCTTGGGCTGGCCAGGCAGGAGGGAACCTTCCATGGAACGATGGAGAGATGTTCCTTAAAGGATCTGTTGGAGACGGTGCTGAGGGATGGCCGGTTTGAGGCTAGATCCCAGGGAAAGGACGTGGTCCTCATCTCTAGCGCCGATGTGCAGGTCTCAGGAGATCAGGCTGGCCTCGCCAGCGCCCTGGAAAACGTGGTGAGAAACGGCATAAAACACACCGCAGTAGGGTCCTCCGTAGAGATAGAGGTCTCTCAGGAGGATCGTGAGGTGACCATAGCGGTAAGGGACAGAGGTCCTGGCGTTGCGGAGGGCAACCTTGAGGCCATATTTAGGCCCTTTTTCCGGGAGGATAGCTCCAGGGACAGGGAATCCGGCGGAGTGGGCCTTGGGTTGACCATAACGAAAAGGGCGGTAGAGGCCGCAGGAGGTTCTGTCGTGGCCGCTAACCGCCCAGAAGGTGGACTTACGGTGGAGATAAGGCTAAAGAAGGCGAACTTCGTCTCCTACGGAGATAGCTCCTCCCGATAGGACCTTGAAAAAAAGCCCTCTGGTCGGCATAATACAGTCGCCGGTGGCGTGATATATCTCGCATCTATGGTGGCACGTTTTCCCTATCTGGGAAAGCCCCAGGACCGACTCGCCGATCCCAATTCTGTCACCTATGGCGAGGCTGGAGAGGTCTAGCCCCTCTACGATGAGGTTCTCTCCGAAGCTCCCGGGCAATATGTCCGGGAGCTTTTTTGCCATAGGTTCTATGTCTTCCTCCATCAGGACGCTGATCTGCCTGTGGCCGAAGCCCATATGGCCGTCGCCCTCAAGGCCCATTCCCTCGACCAAGGTACCGGTGTCCACGTTTTTCTTAACCGTCCCGGTGGAGGGGGACAGGCAGACCGCCGTCAGTTTACCGGTCATGTCCTAAACCTCCCGACAGGGTAGGGCCTCCCCTATCCGCTTGTATAGCAGGAGGGTGAGAAAGGATACGATGGTTCCCTTCAGGATATTGAAGGGAACGATCCCCCAAATCACCAGGGACGGAACGTCGGTTATGAGCGGTATGACCGACGACGATAGCTCTATAATCCTATCTAAAGGGACGAAGTTGGAGTAAAAGGGCAACAGTATAAAGGCGTTCGTCAACGCCGCGGTGATCGCCATGGATATCGTTCCTGTAGCCAGGCCTATCAGGGCCCCTCTTTTGGTCCTTTCCCGTCGGTATATTATCCCAGCCGGAATCACCAGGGCACTGCCCATTATGAAGTTTGCCAGCTCCCCTACTCCACCGGTGGAGGTGGAGATAGAGTGAATGACGTTCTTTATGGCCTCTATCATCACCCCTGTTCCAGGCCCGAAGGTGAAGGTCCCTATCAGGGCGGGAAGGTCGGAGATATCGAGCTTCAGAAAGGCCGGGAAAATCGGCAAGGCTGTGTCTACGTACATAAGGACCGCGGCCATAGCGGACAGGAGGGAGGTGCATACCATTTTTCTGGTGGTGTATACTCTTCTGGTTGCCTCCAATACATCTCATCCTCTCTATATGTTTGGATAGAAAAACGGGCTAAAGCCCATAATATCACTGTGCTTTGACCTTGGAAAGGGCCTTTCGCCTTAAGATTTATCGGTTTTTGGCTTTCTTTCCATGCGTCGATGGTCACGTAGCGGTATAATCGACCTGTCACGATGAAAGTTCCTTTGGAAAAGGAGATTTTTACATGGATCGACAGGATGCTCTTAAACAAGTCATAGAGAGGGTTCAAAAGGACTTAATCGATAGTGTGAAAACCGTCTCCGACTTTCGGAAAGATGAGCTCACCCGGCTGGACTCTATAAGAAAGGAGCTCAAGCAGGTGAGGGAGGAATTAGCTACGGTCATAGAGGAGCTCGACAGCAGCACTAAGGCCTACTTTTCCGCAAGGGCGGATCTTTCTCAGATAGTGAGGAGCGGTGGCGAGGCGGAGCAGAGGGAAGCCTACGAGAGGGCGGAGGGCTTCATGCTGGCAAAGGCCGGTCTATCGGAGAGGGAGAAAGGTCTGAGGAACATGCGGGATTACCTGGAGAGGGACGAAAGACGGGTGGCCGCCCAGGTGGAGAGAAGCGATGCGGTGGCCACCAAGTTTCGCCTCGCCCTGGACGTGGTGAACGACGAGATCGAGGCAGGAGGATCGTCGAAAAAAGACGGCCTTTCCCTGGCTTATGGTCTCGTGGAAAGGGAGAGCCGAAGCCTGGCAAGGGAGATCCACGACGGCCCCGCTCAGAGGTTCGCCGGTGCCATGATGTCCCTCGACTTTACCCGTCGTCTGATGGATCTCGAGCAGTACGATAGGGCCTGTCAGGAGCTGAGTAAGGTCAAAGAGCAGATGACCGAGACCATGGACGAGATAAGGTCTTTTCTGTTTCT encodes:
- a CDS encoding ATP-binding protein → MSRLFPKKGALFGRIFVGFMVSVAVASLLHVILTALMARWGLLDLSLHGRLRQSLLREAPGLIGLYEDRGGDALRTALDELREKRKIMAVVLDDLGGPLEPARGRKHNLPDRRAPSWMASLPAVTEAIRSHSGKNYIVTFFALPGALPPRDRFYLSLGCYLLAFLVVGGVVSYFLARQISRPLEALSRASISLASGDLSVRSRNIAVFSDDEIGQLASNFDSMADHVDRTITGQNRLLGDISHELRSPLTRLNLSVELLRGKVSPELGPLLERIERESERMNGMIGDLLGLARQEGTFHGTMERCSLKDLLETVLRDGRFEARSQGKDVVLISSADVQVSGDQAGLASALENVVRNGIKHTAVGSSVEIEVSQEDREVTIAVRDRGPGVAEGNLEAIFRPFFREDSSRDRESGGVGLGLTITKRAVEAAGGSVVAANRPEGGLTVEIRLKKANFVSYGDSSSR
- a CDS encoding response regulator transcription factor produces the protein MDRILVVDDDKELAELLCEYLTGEGFKVDIRHDGKSGSSEALSERFDLVVLDVMLPGQNGFDVLKEIRKTSSVPVVMLTAKGDEVDRVLGLEMGADDYLPKPFSPRELLARIRAVLRRQGGQGDKERLAVGDLEMVVPSRQVFLEGISIEMTAMEFRLLETLLRSVGRVISRDELFSKVLERSSSPFDRSLDMHISNLRKKLGAHRDGSDRIRTIRGEGYLYAAPVE
- a CDS encoding sensor histidine kinase, translating into MDRQDALKQVIERVQKDLIDSVKTVSDFRKDELTRLDSIRKELKQVREELATVIEELDSSTKAYFSARADLSQIVRSGGEAEQREAYERAEGFMLAKAGLSEREKGLRNMRDYLERDERRVAAQVERSDAVATKFRLALDVVNDEIEAGGSSKKDGLSLAYGLVERESRSLAREIHDGPAQRFAGAMMSLDFTRRLMDLEQYDRACQELSKVKEQMTETMDEIRSFLFLLYPRDMEDGLDVALVRLGDSMSQKYGVPIGVKSFGPIKSVPEFVGANVYKIVRQALGNALLKGNPERVTVMLSVRSDRLFVKVMDDGSGFDVEKAKESAIARGSYGLVSMEERARLAGGELKIESVLGQGTIVSLEVPLRGDLDRD
- a CDS encoding ECF transporter S component translates to MEATRRVYTTRKMVCTSLLSAMAAVLMYVDTALPIFPAFLKLDISDLPALIGTFTFGPGTGVMIEAIKNVIHSISTSTGGVGELANFIMGSALVIPAGIIYRRERTKRGALIGLATGTISMAITAALTNAFILLPFYSNFVPLDRIIELSSSVIPLITDVPSLVIWGIVPFNILKGTIVSFLTLLLYKRIGEALPCREV
- a CDS encoding MOSC domain-containing protein, yielding MTGKLTAVCLSPSTGTVKKNVDTGTLVEGMGLEGDGHMGFGHRQISVLMEEDIEPMAKKLPDILPGSFGENLIVEGLDLSSLAIGDRIGIGESVLGLSQIGKTCHHRCEIYHATGDCIMPTRGLFFKVLSGGAISVGDEVRLL